A single Sphingomonas sp. IW22 DNA region contains:
- a CDS encoding helicase-related protein, translating to MTQFARSPVTAVLGPTNTGKTHLAVERMMGHASGIMGFPLRLLAREVYERVVAVKGAHQVALITGEERILPPKARWFLCTAESMPTDREVAFVALDEAQLGADPERGHVFTERLLHARGFAETMILGSNSLRPMLKSLVPDAEIIGRPRFSTLSYAGARKLSRLPKRSAIVAFSAEEVYAVAEAIRRMRGGAAVVMGALSPRTRNAQVAMFQAGEVDYLVATDAIGMGLNMDVAHVAFASLHKFDGRRQRRLTVAEMAQIAGRAGRHQRDGTFGALHDEGPGAFTPEEVLAIEGHQVPPLSHLFWREGSPDFASIDALVASLERRPDAEVLRAAPQAVDLAVLKKLAEEDWVRARARHPRMVRRLWAACGLPDFRKLGVDPHARFVGRVFQHLSEGSGHIPHQWFADEIARLDRLDGDVETLAGRISAARSWAYIAHRDDWLAEPAHWAERTRELEERLSDALHASLTQRFVDKRTTVLLRQIGADARHLPVTVGAEGEVMVEDHVLGRVDGFRFQVAADARASDKRLLLSAAEKRLGVEFSKRAEALIAAADPDFALLADEREQPAIGWSGNPVARLEAGPSLTRPRVTLDRALDCLDKAMRERVRARLARWLDAQLAKQVPALVRLDEAARDPAAQPALRAVAAALSDAGGIVPRDYLAASLDELDPGARRRLRRAGITIGTLDLFDPRLLKPQPMRWRAALVAAKGGELPFALPPEGATVLSRPATGFRRIGGQHVRVDLVERIARAAHDARQGRKPFVPDPALATSIGLAPTTFARLMAMLGFRHDASREGPPAWTWRGRPRRREPVASIAPRPGNAFAALAELDFGRG from the coding sequence ATGACCCAGTTCGCGCGTAGCCCGGTCACCGCCGTCCTGGGACCGACCAACACGGGCAAGACCCATCTCGCGGTCGAACGCATGATGGGTCACGCCAGTGGGATCATGGGCTTTCCGCTTCGGCTGCTTGCCCGCGAAGTCTATGAACGCGTCGTCGCGGTGAAGGGCGCGCATCAGGTCGCGCTGATCACCGGCGAAGAACGCATCCTGCCGCCAAAGGCGCGCTGGTTTCTGTGCACCGCCGAATCGATGCCGACGGACCGCGAAGTCGCCTTTGTCGCGCTGGATGAAGCGCAGCTGGGCGCCGACCCCGAACGCGGCCATGTCTTTACCGAGCGCCTGCTGCACGCGCGCGGCTTTGCCGAGACGATGATCCTCGGCTCCAACTCGCTGCGCCCGATGCTCAAGTCGCTGGTTCCCGATGCCGAAATCATCGGCCGACCGCGCTTTTCGACGCTCAGCTATGCCGGCGCGCGCAAGCTGTCGCGGCTACCCAAGCGTTCCGCCATCGTCGCCTTTTCCGCTGAAGAAGTTTACGCCGTTGCCGAAGCGATCCGCCGGATGCGCGGCGGCGCGGCGGTTGTCATGGGCGCGCTTAGCCCCCGGACCCGCAATGCCCAGGTTGCGATGTTTCAAGCCGGTGAGGTCGATTATCTCGTCGCGACCGATGCGATCGGCATGGGTCTGAACATGGACGTGGCCCATGTCGCGTTTGCAAGCCTGCACAAATTCGACGGGCGGCGGCAACGGCGGCTAACGGTTGCCGAAATGGCGCAGATCGCCGGTCGCGCGGGACGCCATCAACGCGACGGAACCTTTGGCGCGTTGCACGATGAAGGGCCGGGCGCCTTCACGCCGGAAGAGGTTCTGGCGATCGAAGGGCATCAGGTGCCCCCATTGTCGCACCTGTTCTGGCGCGAAGGCTCTCCAGATTTCGCCAGCATCGACGCGCTGGTGGCCAGTCTGGAGCGGCGGCCCGATGCCGAAGTCCTGCGCGCCGCCCCCCAGGCGGTCGACCTTGCCGTCCTGAAAAAGCTGGCCGAGGAAGATTGGGTCCGCGCCCGCGCACGCCACCCCCGAATGGTCCGCCGCCTGTGGGCCGCATGCGGCCTGCCCGACTTCCGCAAACTGGGTGTCGACCCGCACGCGCGTTTTGTCGGGCGAGTGTTCCAGCATCTGTCCGAAGGATCGGGACATATCCCGCACCAATGGTTCGCTGACGAAATCGCGCGGCTCGACCGGCTGGACGGCGATGTGGAGACGCTGGCTGGGCGCATCTCTGCCGCGCGAAGCTGGGCCTATATCGCGCATCGCGATGACTGGCTGGCCGAACCCGCCCATTGGGCCGAACGGACGCGCGAGTTGGAGGAGCGGCTGTCCGACGCGCTGCATGCCAGCCTGACCCAGCGATTTGTCGACAAGCGCACGACGGTATTGCTGCGCCAGATCGGCGCCGATGCCCGCCACCTGCCCGTCACCGTCGGCGCAGAGGGCGAAGTGATGGTCGAGGATCATGTGCTGGGCCGCGTCGACGGCTTTCGCTTTCAGGTTGCCGCCGATGCGCGCGCGTCGGACAAGCGGCTTCTGCTCTCTGCCGCCGAAAAGCGGCTTGGCGTCGAATTTTCGAAGCGTGCGGAGGCGCTGATCGCCGCAGCCGACCCCGATTTCGCGCTGCTGGCGGATGAGCGCGAGCAGCCCGCCATAGGTTGGTCGGGTAATCCCGTCGCCCGTCTTGAGGCAGGGCCATCCCTGACCCGGCCCCGCGTGACGCTCGACCGCGCGCTCGACTGTCTGGACAAGGCGATGCGCGAGCGGGTGCGCGCGCGGCTTGCCCGGTGGCTCGACGCACAGCTGGCAAAGCAGGTGCCCGCACTGGTGCGCCTGGACGAAGCCGCACGTGATCCCGCCGCGCAGCCCGCGCTGCGCGCCGTCGCCGCAGCCCTGAGCGACGCGGGCGGCATCGTCCCGCGCGACTATCTTGCGGCATCGCTCGATGAACTCGACCCAGGCGCGCGGCGGCGACTGCGGCGCGCTGGGATCACGATCGGCACGCTCGACCTGTTCGATCCGCGCCTGTTGAAGCCACAACCGATGCGCTGGCGCGCCGCGCTGGTGGCCGCGAAGGGCGGCGAACTGCCCTTTGCACTGCCGCCTGAGGGGGCAACCGTGCTGTCGCGACCCGCAACGGGTTTCCGGCGGATCGGCGGGCAGCATGTCCGCGTCGATCTGGTTGAGCGTATCGCCCGTGCGGCCCATGATGCGCGCCAGGGGCGCAAGCCGTTCGTGCCGGACCCCGCCCTCGCCACCTCGATCGGGCTGGCGCCGACGACGTTCGCGCGGTTGATGGCAATGCTGGGCTTTCGCCACGACGCCAGTCGAGAGGGACCGCCCGCGTGGACATGGCGCGGACGCCCGCGTCGCCGTGAACCCGTCGCTTCCATCGCGCCGCGCCCCGGCAACGCCTTTGCCGCGCTGGCAGAACTGGATTTCGGACGTGGCTGA
- the leuB gene encoding 3-isopropylmalate dehydrogenase — translation MPHLIAVLPGDGIGPEVTAEARRVLEALSLDLVFEEAPVGGAAYDAAGHPLPPVTLDLARRSDAILFGAVGDARYDSLERALRPEQAILGLRKELGLFANLRPARLFKGLEDASALRPEVAATIDLVIVRELTGDVYFGLKSRGTTADGLREGRDLMRYDEAEVARIARVGFETARTRGRRLCSVDKANVLETSQLWRDVVIEVSADYPDVALTHMYVDNAAMQMVRDPGQFDVIVTGNLFGDILSDQASMCAGSIGMLPSAALGATGQGLYEPIHGSAPDIAGQGKANPCAAILSAAMLLRHSLRLSEPADRVEAAVAAAIVGGARTADLGGTLSTRDMADRIIAGL, via the coding sequence ATGCCGCATCTGATCGCCGTGTTGCCGGGGGACGGCATCGGCCCCGAAGTCACCGCCGAAGCGCGCCGCGTCCTTGAGGCGCTGAGTCTTGATCTGGTGTTCGAGGAAGCGCCCGTCGGCGGTGCTGCCTATGATGCGGCGGGGCATCCGCTGCCGCCTGTCACGCTCGACCTTGCCCGTCGCTCTGACGCGATTCTGTTCGGTGCCGTCGGTGACGCACGCTATGACAGTCTTGAGCGCGCGTTGCGGCCCGAACAGGCTATTCTGGGTCTGCGCAAGGAACTGGGCTTGTTCGCCAATCTGCGGCCTGCGCGGCTGTTCAAGGGGCTGGAAGACGCCTCGGCCCTTCGTCCTGAAGTTGCGGCGACGATCGACCTTGTCATCGTGCGCGAACTGACCGGTGACGTGTATTTCGGCCTGAAATCGCGCGGTACGACGGCGGACGGGCTGCGCGAGGGTCGCGACCTGATGCGCTATGACGAAGCCGAAGTGGCGCGCATTGCCCGTGTTGGTTTTGAGACCGCCCGCACGCGCGGTCGCCGGCTGTGTTCGGTTGACAAGGCCAATGTGCTGGAAACCTCGCAGCTGTGGCGCGATGTCGTGATCGAGGTGTCGGCCGACTATCCAGATGTGGCACTGACCCACATGTATGTCGACAATGCCGCCATGCAGATGGTGCGCGATCCCGGTCAGTTCGACGTGATCGTGACCGGCAATCTGTTCGGCGACATCCTGTCGGATCAGGCGTCGATGTGCGCCGGGTCGATCGGCATGCTGCCTTCGGCAGCGCTGGGCGCGACGGGGCAGGGGCTTTATGAGCCGATCCACGGCTCGGCGCCCGATATCGCCGGTCAGGGCAAGGCCAATCCATGTGCCGCAATCCTGTCGGCGGCGATGTTGCTGCGTCATTCGCTGCGCCTGTCCGAACCCGCTGACCGGGTTGAAGCGGCGGTTGCTGCAGCCATTGTTGGCGGCGCTCGCACCGCCGACCTTGGTGGTACCCTGTCGACGCGGGATATGGCCGACCGGATCATCGCCGGGCTGTAA
- a CDS encoding GcrA family cell cycle regulator, with protein MSWTEERIATLTKMWESGMTASQIAEELGGISRNAVIGKAHRLGLKPRPSPVKANVDPEAKAAAAAAAAPKPVAEPPKPEPVAARPQPAPPAPPRPAAVAPPPAPEPEPEPEIEDDEQAAAPPPPRTELRSVGPGGFVRQNPGEQAPPSTPAPPRRLVPARPSEAIAGKTSLLDLNDRICKWPIGHPGEPDFHFCGDKVNPGFPYCVDHCGHAYQAQLPRRDRRPPPPLPYGGPRVR; from the coding sequence ATGAGCTGGACCGAGGAACGCATCGCCACGCTGACCAAGATGTGGGAATCGGGCATGACTGCCAGCCAGATCGCCGAGGAGCTTGGCGGGATCAGCCGCAACGCGGTGATCGGTAAGGCGCATCGCCTTGGACTGAAGCCTCGCCCTTCGCCGGTGAAGGCCAATGTCGACCCTGAGGCAAAGGCCGCAGCGGCGGCCGCCGCGGCGCCCAAGCCGGTGGCCGAGCCGCCAAAGCCCGAACCCGTCGCCGCGCGGCCACAGCCCGCCCCCCCGGCCCCGCCCCGCCCGGCAGCGGTTGCACCGCCCCCGGCGCCGGAGCCGGAACCGGAACCCGAAATTGAGGACGATGAACAGGCAGCGGCGCCCCCACCGCCGCGCACCGAGCTGCGCTCGGTCGGCCCTGGCGGCTTCGTTCGTCAGAACCCCGGCGAGCAGGCACCGCCCAGCACGCCCGCTCCGCCCCGGCGCTTGGTGCCCGCGCGCCCGTCAGAGGCGATTGCGGGCAAGACCAGCCTGCTCGACCTGAACGACCGCATTTGCAAATGGCCGATCGGCCATCCGGGCGAGCCGGATTTCCATTTTTGCGGCGACAAGGTGAACCCCGGCTTCCCCTATTGCGTCGACCATTGCGGTCACGCCTATCAGGCACAGTTGCCGCGCCGCGACCGACGCCCGCCGCCGCCCCTTCCCTATGGCGGTCCGCGCGTTCGCTGA
- the queE gene encoding 7-carboxy-7-deazaguanine synthase → MSYAVKELFLTLQGEGFHAGRRAVFVRFAGCNLWSGRESDRASAICRFCDTDFVGMDGGGGGRFDNADALVQAVEAAWGPGSDNRLVVLTGGEPMLQVDDALVDALHQAGFTIAIESNGTLAVHRGIDWVCISPKAGSEVVQRAGDELKLVWPQAGSDVDAMEQWDFRHFLVQPLDDAAGRANWEAAIALAMDRPRWRLSLQTHKLLGLR, encoded by the coding sequence ATGAGCTACGCCGTCAAGGAACTGTTCCTGACCCTGCAGGGGGAGGGGTTTCATGCCGGTCGCCGCGCGGTGTTCGTACGGTTCGCCGGGTGCAACCTTTGGTCTGGCCGAGAATCGGATCGGGCCAGCGCGATCTGCCGCTTCTGCGATACCGATTTCGTGGGCATGGACGGCGGCGGGGGCGGGCGCTTCGACAATGCTGACGCGCTGGTCCAGGCGGTCGAGGCGGCATGGGGGCCGGGTAGCGACAACCGGCTCGTCGTGCTGACCGGCGGCGAGCCAATGTTGCAGGTGGACGACGCGCTGGTCGATGCGCTGCATCAGGCGGGCTTCACCATCGCCATCGAAAGCAACGGCACGCTGGCCGTTCACCGCGGCATCGACTGGGTCTGCATCAGCCCCAAGGCAGGCAGCGAAGTGGTGCAGCGCGCGGGTGACGAACTGAAGCTGGTTTGGCCGCAAGCAGGCAGCGATGTGGACGCGATGGAGCAATGGGACTTCCGCCACTTCCTGGTTCAGCCGCTGGACGACGCGGCGGGCCGGGCGAATTGGGAAGCCGCGATTGCGCTCGCCATGGATCGGCCGCGCTGGCGGTTGTCGTTGCAGACGCACAAGCTGCTCGGCCTGCGCTGA
- a CDS encoding DUF3617 domain-containing protein, with translation MRLAGWLRSAIGGALLLGGGVAFAVPAQAPTLNVLSGIEPGRWQLREIESGTERTVCVSDPRILIQLHHGAAQCARFIIDNQPKSGTVHYTCSGAGHGRTTLSLETPRLLQISTQGLANGLPFQSDIEARRLGHC, from the coding sequence ATGAGGTTGGCAGGCTGGCTGCGTTCCGCAATCGGCGGGGCGTTGTTGCTGGGCGGGGGCGTGGCATTTGCGGTGCCGGCACAGGCGCCGACGCTGAACGTGCTGTCGGGAATCGAACCGGGGCGCTGGCAACTGCGCGAGATTGAAAGCGGCACGGAACGGACTGTATGCGTCAGCGATCCGCGCATCCTGATCCAGCTGCATCACGGTGCCGCTCAGTGCGCGCGCTTCATCATCGACAATCAGCCGAAGAGCGGGACCGTGCATTATACCTGTTCCGGTGCGGGTCATGGCCGCACGACTCTGTCATTGGAAACGCCCCGGCTGTTGCAGATCAGCACGCAGGGACTGGCCAATGGCCTGCCTTTTCAAAGCGATATCGAGGCCCGCCGCCTTGGTCACTGCTGA
- a CDS encoding ABC transporter permease: protein MASEPLPTDDMLPPPGAPVIRSVNWGGLRALYVKEVRRFFKVQLQTIWAPAVTTLLYLVIFTVALGGSGRMVMGVPFAEFIAPGLIVMGMLQNSFANSSFSLLVGKMQGTIVDYLMPPLSTGELLGALVGAAVTRAVLVGAAVWLAMAVWGVDVWPRHPLAMLWFGLLGSAMLALIGVMTSMWAEKFDHAAAITNFVIAPLSLLSGTFYSVEALSPTFRSISRANPFFYIISGFRYGFLERADSNVVVGGAVLLAVNVVLAVGCYALLRRGWRIKS from the coding sequence ATGGCAAGCGAACCACTGCCCACCGACGACATGCTGCCCCCACCCGGCGCGCCGGTGATTCGGAGCGTCAATTGGGGGGGCTTGCGCGCCCTCTATGTGAAGGAGGTGCGGCGCTTCTTCAAGGTGCAGCTCCAGACGATCTGGGCGCCCGCCGTCACGACCTTGTTGTACCTCGTCATCTTCACCGTGGCTTTGGGCGGATCGGGCCGCATGGTGATGGGCGTACCATTCGCCGAATTCATCGCGCCAGGGCTGATCGTCATGGGCATGCTGCAGAACAGCTTTGCCAATTCCAGCTTCTCGCTGCTCGTCGGCAAGATGCAGGGAACGATCGTCGATTACCTCATGCCGCCCCTCTCCACGGGCGAGTTGCTAGGCGCGCTGGTCGGCGCGGCGGTGACGCGTGCGGTGCTGGTCGGCGCCGCGGTATGGCTGGCCATGGCGGTCTGGGGCGTTGATGTATGGCCGCGTCATCCACTGGCCATGCTGTGGTTTGGCCTTCTGGGGTCGGCGATGCTGGCGCTGATCGGGGTGATGACGTCGATGTGGGCGGAAAAATTCGATCACGCCGCCGCGATCACCAATTTCGTGATCGCGCCGCTATCGTTGCTGTCGGGCACCTTCTATTCGGTCGAGGCGCTGTCGCCGACATTCCGGTCGATCAGCCGTGCCAATCCGTTTTTCTACATCATCTCCGGCTTCCGCTATGGCTTTCTGGAGCGGGCGGATTCGAATGTCGTGGTGGGTGGCGCGGTGCTGCTGGCGGTGAACGTCGTGCTGGCCGTTGGCTGCTACGCGCTGTTGCGGCGCGGCTGGCGGATCAAGAGCTGA
- a CDS encoding Hsp33 family molecular chaperone HslO produces the protein MTSLPTPPNDLDRAIGFTLPDRHARGRIARLGPVLDEILSAHAYPPAIERLLAEALTLTALLGATLKDAGGQLTLQAQQQGGIVSLMVCDYKGGELRGYVQFDAERLAQLGEDPSLFALFNQGYLAVTFDQATTGERYQGIVPLDGASLGEAAQAYFMQSEQIPSLVTLGSRRGPDGRLVAGGLFLQHLPEGEEGRERLHVRDDHPEWEHVEALATTMGQDELADPSIPLENLVWRLFNEEREVRTLMGVDLTRGCRCNADYIGSVLAKFPAEERAEMADDAGFITVDCAFCARKFPVSLADLAAS, from the coding sequence ATGACCAGCCTGCCCACGCCCCCCAACGACCTCGACCGCGCCATCGGCTTCACGCTGCCGGATCGGCATGCCCGCGGGCGCATCGCGCGTCTGGGGCCGGTGCTGGACGAGATCCTGTCGGCCCATGCCTATCCGCCCGCCATCGAGCGGTTATTGGCGGAGGCGCTGACGCTGACCGCGCTGCTGGGGGCGACGCTGAAGGATGCCGGGGGGCAGCTGACGCTTCAGGCGCAGCAGCAAGGCGGCATCGTCAGCCTGATGGTCTGCGACTATAAGGGTGGCGAGCTACGCGGCTATGTGCAGTTCGACGCTGAGCGGCTGGCGCAGCTGGGCGAGGATCCGTCGCTGTTCGCGCTGTTCAACCAGGGTTATCTGGCCGTCACTTTCGACCAGGCGACGACGGGGGAGCGTTATCAGGGGATCGTTCCGCTGGACGGCGCATCGCTGGGCGAAGCGGCGCAGGCCTATTTCATGCAGTCCGAACAGATCCCCAGCCTGGTCACCCTTGGCAGCCGGCGCGGTCCTGACGGCCGGCTGGTCGCGGGCGGCCTGTTCCTCCAGCATTTGCCGGAGGGCGAGGAAGGGCGTGAGCGCCTGCACGTGCGTGACGACCATCCCGAATGGGAACATGTCGAGGCGCTGGCCACGACCATGGGGCAGGACGAATTGGCCGATCCTTCCATTCCGCTCGAAAATCTCGTTTGGCGCCTGTTCAACGAGGAGCGGGAGGTCCGCACCCTGATGGGCGTCGACCTGACGCGCGGATGTCGGTGCAACGCCGACTATATCGGTTCAGTACTGGCCAAGTTTCCGGCCGAGGAGCGGGCCGAGATGGCCGACGATGCCGGCTTCATTACCGTCGATTGCGCCTTTTGCGCGCGCAAATTTCCAGTCTCGCTCGCCGACCTTGCGGCAAGCTGA
- the argF gene encoding ornithine carbamoyltransferase: MRHFLNLSDAGPDGCAAILAHALDRKRARAGWTKGRVDADAPLAGHVLAMIFEKNSTRTRVSFDMAMRQLGGQAMVMDAGTMQLGRGETVADTARVLSRYVDGIMIRTDDHAKVEEMARHATVPVINGLTDFSHPCQIMADLLTILETGKALPGLKVAWLGDGNNVLSSIVEAGGIFGFDVVSACPQGFQPSEDVLAMGRGRARCVADPREAVEDADIVVTDTWISMGQQHAEAKLAAMMPYQVDAALMARARPDASFLHCLPAHREEEVTTEVIEGPQSLIWNEAENRLHAQKSILRWCFGQIG; the protein is encoded by the coding sequence ATGCGGCATTTCCTTAACCTGTCCGACGCCGGTCCTGACGGCTGCGCCGCAATTCTTGCCCACGCGCTGGACCGCAAGAGGGCGCGTGCCGGCTGGACCAAGGGACGCGTCGATGCGGATGCGCCGCTGGCGGGCCATGTGCTTGCCATGATCTTCGAAAAGAACTCGACCCGCACCCGCGTCAGCTTCGACATGGCGATGCGCCAGCTCGGCGGGCAGGCGATGGTCATGGATGCGGGCACGATGCAGCTCGGCCGGGGTGAGACGGTCGCGGACACCGCGCGCGTGCTGTCGCGCTACGTCGACGGCATCATGATCCGCACCGACGACCACGCCAAGGTTGAGGAGATGGCCCGTCACGCGACCGTGCCGGTCATCAACGGCCTGACCGACTTTTCCCATCCGTGTCAGATTATGGCGGACCTGCTGACCATCCTCGAAACGGGCAAGGCGCTGCCGGGCCTGAAGGTGGCCTGGCTGGGCGACGGGAACAACGTATTGTCGTCGATTGTCGAAGCGGGTGGGATCTTCGGCTTTGACGTCGTCTCGGCCTGCCCGCAGGGTTTTCAGCCGTCAGAGGATGTGCTGGCAATGGGCCGTGGGCGCGCGCGCTGCGTCGCCGACCCGCGTGAAGCGGTGGAGGATGCGGACATCGTCGTCACCGACACCTGGATTTCGATGGGGCAGCAGCATGCCGAGGCAAAGCTGGCGGCCATGATGCCCTATCAGGTCGATGCCGCCCTGATGGCGAGAGCGCGCCCCGATGCCAGCTTCCTCCACTGCCTGCCTGCGCATCGCGAGGAGGAAGTGACGACCGAGGTGATCGAGGGGCCGCAGTCGCTGATCTGGAACGAGGCGGAGAACCGTCTTCACGCGCAAAAGTCGATCCTGCGCTGGTGTTTCGGGCAAATCGGCTGA
- the recO gene encoding DNA repair protein RecO has protein sequence MLSVQPHGEHGAIVRALTRDDGVQPGYVRGGRSRALRPVLQPGNRIRGEWRARTESQLAALTVELLQSCAPLFTEALPAAAIEWLTALTVATLPEGQRYPALYDALGAVIDAVEAAPAARGWAGLIARYELLLLAELGFGLALDTCIATGVRDDLAFVSPRSGGAVSRDAARGYEARLLPLPSFLTAGGEAPDWQAIFAAFAITGHFVERDLLSGRAGDALAARERLLERLRRASG, from the coding sequence ATGCTGTCGGTGCAACCGCATGGGGAACATGGCGCGATCGTCAGAGCCCTGACTCGCGATGATGGTGTTCAGCCCGGCTATGTCCGCGGGGGCCGTTCACGCGCGCTGCGTCCGGTGCTTCAACCGGGCAACCGCATCCGGGGCGAATGGCGCGCGCGAACCGAAAGCCAGCTTGCCGCGCTGACGGTCGAACTGCTGCAGAGCTGCGCGCCCTTGTTTACCGAGGCTTTGCCCGCTGCCGCCATCGAATGGCTGACCGCACTGACCGTCGCCACCCTGCCGGAGGGGCAGCGATACCCGGCGCTTTACGACGCGCTGGGGGCGGTGATCGACGCGGTGGAGGCTGCCCCTGCCGCGCGCGGATGGGCCGGGCTGATCGCACGATATGAACTGTTGTTGCTGGCAGAGCTGGGGTTCGGCCTGGCGCTCGACACCTGTATCGCGACCGGCGTTCGCGACGACCTCGCTTTTGTCAGTCCGCGAAGTGGCGGTGCGGTCAGCCGTGACGCTGCACGCGGTTATGAAGCGCGACTGCTGCCATTGCCGTCGTTCCTGACGGCGGGTGGGGAGGCGCCCGACTGGCAGGCGATCTTTGCCGCCTTTGCCATCACCGGTCATTTCGTCGAGCGCGACCTGCTGTCCGGGCGGGCGGGCGATGCGTTGGCCGCGCGAGAGCGGTTGCTGGAACGGTTGCGGCGCGCGAGCGGCTAG
- the queC gene encoding 7-cyano-7-deazaguanine synthase QueC, protein MSTQPLAVALISGGLDSMVSAAHAREAGFRLLALSVDYNQRHQIELAAARRIARELGAERHIVLPLDLSAFGGSALTADIEVPKNGVGEDIPVTYVPARNTIFLSLALGWAEAAGARDLFIGVNALDYSGYPDCRPEFIAAFEGLADLATKAGVEGHPFRIHAPLQHMTKADIAREAMRLGMDAGMSWSCYDPAPGGLHCGLCDSCRLRMKGFEEAGLPDPTRYATHP, encoded by the coding sequence ATGTCCACACAGCCGCTTGCCGTTGCCCTGATTTCCGGCGGCCTCGATTCAATGGTTTCGGCCGCCCATGCCCGTGAAGCCGGTTTCCGGCTGCTTGCGCTGTCGGTGGACTATAATCAGCGCCACCAGATCGAACTGGCCGCCGCGCGGCGGATCGCGCGCGAACTGGGCGCCGAACGCCACATCGTGCTGCCGCTGGACCTGTCGGCTTTTGGCGGCTCGGCGCTGACCGCCGATATCGAGGTGCCGAAGAATGGCGTCGGTGAGGATATTCCGGTGACCTATGTCCCGGCGCGCAACACCATTTTTCTCAGCCTCGCGTTGGGCTGGGCCGAGGCGGCGGGCGCCCGCGACCTGTTCATCGGCGTCAATGCGCTCGACTATTCGGGCTATCCCGATTGCCGCCCCGAATTCATCGCCGCGTTCGAGGGGCTGGCCGATCTGGCGACCAAGGCGGGGGTAGAGGGGCACCCGTTCCGCATCCACGCCCCGCTCCAGCACATGACCAAGGCCGACATCGCGCGCGAGGCGATGCGGCTGGGAATGGACGCGGGGATGAGCTGGTCTTGTTACGATCCCGCACCCGGCGGCCTGCATTGCGGGCTGTGCGACAGTTGCCGCTTGCGGATGAAGGGTTTTGAGGAAGCGGGTCTGCCCGATCCCACCCGTTACGCGACCCACCCATGA
- a CDS encoding aspartate aminotransferase family protein → MPIPALMPVYPRCEVRPVRGEGCYLIGERGERYLDFASGIAVNALGHGHPHLTKAIQEQAATLCHVSNLYGSPQGEALAQRIVDNSFADTVFFTNSGAEAVECAIKTARRYHYANGNPERHTLITFDTAFHGRTLGAISATNQPKMRDGFEPLLPGFAYAKFNDLEGALALIDGNTAGFLVEPVQGEGGIRPATPEFMQGLRRACDEHGLLLVLDEVQAGYGRTGKFLSHEHYGVTADIAAVAKGIGGGFPLGACLATEEAAKGMVFGTHGSTYGGNPLAMAAGQAVLDVMLESGFLDRVTEMGNRLRQGLEQMIPNHDHLFDSVRGLGLMLGLKLKEPAVCRDFVAHARDHHGLLTVAAGENVIRILPPLVIEEAHIAEAIEKLSQAARTFAPASEA, encoded by the coding sequence ATGCCGATTCCAGCGCTCATGCCCGTTTACCCGCGGTGCGAGGTGCGCCCGGTGCGAGGTGAGGGTTGCTACCTGATCGGCGAACGCGGCGAGCGTTATCTGGACTTCGCCAGCGGCATCGCGGTCAACGCGCTGGGCCATGGCCACCCCCATCTGACCAAGGCCATTCAGGAACAGGCGGCGACGCTTTGCCACGTGTCGAACCTGTACGGCTCGCCACAGGGCGAGGCGCTGGCGCAGCGCATCGTCGACAACAGCTTTGCCGACACGGTGTTCTTCACCAATTCGGGGGCCGAGGCGGTGGAATGCGCGATCAAGACCGCGCGCCGCTATCACTATGCCAATGGCAATCCGGAACGGCACACGCTGATCACCTTCGATACGGCGTTTCATGGCCGTACGCTTGGCGCCATTTCGGCGACCAACCAGCCCAAGATGCGTGACGGTTTCGAGCCGCTGCTGCCGGGCTTCGCCTATGCCAAGTTCAACGATCTGGAAGGTGCGCTGGCGCTGATCGACGGTAACACCGCCGGTTTCCTGGTCGAGCCGGTGCAGGGTGAGGGCGGCATTCGTCCCGCGACGCCCGAATTCATGCAGGGTCTGCGCCGCGCATGTGACGAACATGGCCTGTTGCTGGTGCTGGACGAGGTTCAGGCGGGCTATGGCCGCACGGGCAAGTTCCTGTCGCACGAGCATTATGGTGTCACCGCCGACATTGCGGCGGTCGCCAAGGGCATCGGGGGCGGCTTTCCGCTCGGCGCCTGCCTCGCGACCGAGGAAGCGGCAAAGGGCATGGTATTCGGCACCCATGGATCGACCTATGGCGGCAACCCGCTGGCGATGGCGGCGGGTCAGGCGGTGCTGGACGTGATGCTGGAGTCGGGTTTCCTCGACCGCGTCACCGAAATGGGCAATCGGCTGCGTCAGGGACTGGAACAGATGATCCCGAACCACGATCACCTGTTCGACAGCGTGCGTGGTCTGGGCCTGATGCTGGGCCTTAAACTGAAGGAACCGGCCGTGTGCCGCGACTTCGTTGCCCATGCGCGCGACCATCACGGGCTGTTGACCGTCGCTGCGGGCGAGAATGTCATCCGGATCCTGCCCCCGCTGGTGATCGAGGAAGCGCATATCGCCGAAGCGATCGAAAAGCTGTCCCAGGCGGCGCGGACTTTCGCGCCCGCATCGGAGGCGTGA